The following are encoded in a window of Impatiens glandulifera chromosome 5, dImpGla2.1, whole genome shotgun sequence genomic DNA:
- the LOC124940501 gene encoding chromatin remodeling protein EBS-like, with amino-acid sequence MAKIRPVKRNLDSYTISDTNTVVKPGDNVLLRSPESNTTPYVAKIKKIQIDNGNDVTVQVRWYYRPGDSIGGRKQFHGEKELFLSDHYDIQSAYTIQGKCMVHSLKNYTQLENAGAEDYYCRFEYKAANGLVLPSRVVVYCKCKLPENPDLLMVQCEECKNW; translated from the exons ATGGCCAAAATCAGACCAGTCAAACGCAACTTAGACTCCTACACCATCAGTGACACCAACACAGTCGTCAAAC CTGGAGATAATGTACTGTTGCGATCACCCGAGAGCAATACTACTCCTTATGTGGCTAAGATAAAGAAGATCCAGATAGACAATGGAAATGACGTGACAGTTCAGGTAAGGTGGTATTACCGGCCGGGTGATTCCATCGGAGGTCGTAAACAATTCCATGGTGAGAAAGAACTGTTCTTGTCTGACCACTATGACATTCAGAGTGCTTACACGATTCAAGGTAAGTGTATGGTTCATTCTTTGAAGAATTACACCCAGCTAGAGAACGCTGGAGCTGAGGATTACTATTGTCGATTTGAATACAAAGCTGCAAACGGTCTTGTTTTACCTAGCCGCGTTGTAGT GTATTGTAAATGCAAATTGCCCGAAAACCCCGACCTTCTGATGGTGCAGTGTGAGGAATGCAAAAACTGGTAA